The following nucleotide sequence is from Opitutia bacterium.
TGCGTCTCGTTCGTGGCGACCACGTAGTCGTCGGGCTGGTCCTGCTGGAGCATGACCCACATCATCTCGACGTATTCCTTCGCGTAGCCCCAATCGCGCTTGGCATCGAGGTTGCCCATGAAGAGCGATTCCTGAAGACCGAGTTTGATGCGCGTGGCGGCACGGGTGATCTTGCGCGTCACGAACGTCTCGCCGCGGCGCGGGCTCTCGTGGTTGAAGAGGATGCCGGACGAAGCGTGGAGATTGTAGCTCTCGCGGTAGTTCACCGTGAGCCAGTGCGCATACATCTTGGCACAACCGTAGGGCGAGCGCGGCCAGAAGGGCGTGGTTTCCACCTGAGGGACTTGCTGCACCTTGCCGAACATTTCGGACGAAGACGCCTGGTAATAACGGCACTTCTTCACGAGGCCGGCCTCGCGGATGGCCTCGAGGATGCGCACCGCGCCCACGCCCGTGACGTCGCCGGTATATTCCGGGATGTCGAACGACACGCGCACGTGCGACTGCGCCGCGAGGTTGTAGATCTCGTCCGGCTGGAGGTTGTAGAGCAACTTCACCATCTGCACGGAGTCCGCGAGATCGCCGTAGTGGAGGAAGAGCTTCACTCCGTTGATGTGCGGGTCGCGGTAAAGATGATCGATCCGGCTGGTGTTGAAGGTCGAGGCACGGCGGATGACGCCGTGAACTTCGTAGCCTTTGGCGAGGAGCAATTCAGCAAGATAGGAACCGTCTTGGCCGGTGATGCCGGTGATGAGAGCCTTTTTCATTCGGGGTGGACGAGCTAGGGGAAGATTCCGAGCGCAGGCAAGCACGCGAATTTGCCGGGGCCCACGCTCCGGATGCCGGCCGCACCCTAATCGCGCGCCAGCCGGTGTTCCACGACGTAGCGCAGCAGGTCCGCCGTGGTGCGCAGTCCGAGCTTTTCCATGATCCGCACGCGATAGGTGCCGACGGAAGTCACGCTGATCGCCAAGTCCGCGGCGACTTCCTTGTTCGATCGCCCACGCCCAAGTCCGATCAGCACCTCCATCTCGCGTTGCGACAAATCCGACAAGGCGCCTCGCCGCTTGCCGGCCCGCTTGACCAGCAAACTCGCCAGCGCCGCACTGCGATAGCCGCGCCCAGCCAGAGTCTCCGCCACCGCCTCGCCGATCGTCGCCCGGTCGGCCGTCTTGCAGAGGTAGCCGTCCGCTCCAGCGTCCAAGGCAGCCACGCCCATCTTTTCCTCGGGAAACATGGAGAACACCAGGATCGGCATCGTCGGCCGCGCGGCCCGCACGCGACGCAAGGTCTCCAGCTCCGATCCGCCCGGCAAGCCAAGGTCGAGCACGACCAGATGCCAAGGCTCGCGCTCGACCGCCGCGACCGCCGCGGTGGCGGTCCCGACGCACTCGAACCGCGCCCCCGCCACCCGCCGACGTATCGCCGCAGGCAAGGCGTCGCGCACCAACACGTGGTCGTCCGCCAACAAAATTCGAGAGACAGGATCTTCCGCCATCGACTCACCCATCGTCCGGCGCGACACTACACGCATCAATGCAATTTTGATGACTGTGAGCGTCACAACCCAATCCACTTGCCTCGTTCGTCGTCCCAGCGCGCAGCTCTTGCGCCGTCTAGGCTTGGCGGCCCTCGCGCTGACTTGGTCCGGTTCCGTGTGGGCCGATCAGCCTACGCCGCGCGAGCCCACTCGCATCGATGCCCTCATGCAACAAGCGCGCGCTCTCGACGCCAACGAGCCCGCCCGCGCCATCCCCCTTGCTCGCGAAGCCCTCGCCCTCGCGCAAAAAAGCCCGCTGCGCGTCGACGAGATTCGAGCCCGCACCCAGCTCAGCGAGACACTCCGTCGCAACAGCAACTACGCCGAAGCCCGCCAGATCACCGACGCCGGCCTCGCCCTGCCCCTCGGCCCCACACCTGCCGAGCGCCTTGCCCGCGCCGGGCTCGTCTACGAATCGGGCCAGATCCACTGGAACCGCGGCGACTATCCCGCCGCCGAAGCCTGCTACCTCGAGGCGCAGCGCACCGCGGAAGAACTCAAGGACACAACTCTACTAGTCCGTTTGCTCAACAGCCGAGGCATCGTCGCGCGTCAACAAAAGCTCTTCGACCAATCCGAACAACTCTACCGATCCGCGCTGGCCCTCGCCGAGCAAAACGACCTCGACGTTCTCCGGCTCCAAATCCGCAACAATCTCGCGATTCTCCTCTACGACCAGCACCGCTTCGACGACGCGCGACCGCTCCTGCTCGAAAATCTCCGGATCCATACCGCCGCGAACAACCGCCGCAGCACGGCCGACACGTTCCTCAATCTCGGCGCGCTGGAGAGCCTCGCCGGCAACCACGCCGCCGCACTCGACTATAAGCAGAAATCGCTCGCGCTCCGCCGCGAGCTCGGCGTGCCCCGCCATATCGCCACCGCGCACGTCGCCGTCGCCATCACGCTCACCAAACTCGATCGGGCCGACGATGCCCTCGCGCAACTCGGCATCGCCGCGCCCATCGCCGAGAAAGTCGGCAGCCACGAACTCCTGGGGCTCCTCTACAACACATTCAGCGATGCCCACGCCGCCCGCGGCGACTTCCGCGAGGCACTCGATTACCAGCGCAAGGCTCAGAGCGAAAATCAAACGGTCGCGAGCGAGAACACCGCGAAAACCATCGCCGAACTCCGCGAGCGCTTCGAGGCCGAGAAACGTCAGCGCCAGATCGTCGAACTCAAGGCCACGCAGCAGAAGCAGAACGCCGAACTCGCGGCAACGGAACAGGAGCTGAGCCGCACACGCGCCGAGCGCATCGGTTTGGCCGCGCTGCTACTCTTCGGTCTGATCGCCGCGATTGCGATCATCAGCCGCCAGCGCGCCATCACCCGCTCCGAGCGGCGCATCCTCGCCGAAACGCGCCGCGCACGAGACGCCGCCGAGGAGGCCACCGCCCTCAAATCCCGCCTGCTCGACCTCGCCTCGCACGATCTCAAGGCCCCGCTCGTCGGCGCGATGCTCACCGCCGAGACCATCGCCGACGAAAGCGCCGACCGTCCGGAGATTGCACAGCTCGCGCGCACGCTCCGCGCGGAAAATCATCGCCTCCTCGGATTGGTGCAGGATCTCCTCGATGGCTCCGCCGCCGAGTCCGGCCGCCTCACGCTCGCGCGCACGTCCGTCGATCTCGCCGCGCTCGTCCGCGAAGTCGCCGCCGCTTTCGCCGACCGCGCCGCGCAAAAACAACAGCGCATCGAGTGCACGGCCGACACCAGCGCCGCGCCGCTCATCGTCGACGGCGATGCCGCGCGCCTCCGCCAGGTGATCGAAAATCTCGTCAGCAACGCGCTCAAATTCTCGCCCGCCGGCACCACCACGCGACTCGCCGTGCGCGGTGTCGACGGCCCTCGCGTGCGTCTCGAAGTGCGCGACGAAGGCCCCGGCCTCACGGCGGAGGACCGCGCCGGACTCTTCCAGCGTTTCCGCCGCCTCAGCGCCGCGCCCACTGGCGGCGAATCGTCCACGGGCCTCGGCCTCGCGCTCGCCCACGCTTTGGTCGTCGCCCACGGCGGCCGCCTCGACGTCGAATCGGAGCCCGGAAAGGGCGCGACGTTCTACGCGGAATTTCCGGCATCAGAGTAGCGGGAGTTTCCGCCTCCCGCGTTTGACCCACGCGCAGAATCGGGAGCTGGAAGCTCCCGCCCCCTTGAAAAACAAGAACCCCGGCCACGCGAACGTGAGCCGGGGTCGAATCGGGAGTGATCGAAAATCAGTTTTGCATCGCCACCGCGCGACGACGCTGACGAACCACCGCGACGGCCCCAAGCGCGAGAGCGCCAAAAATCGCAGCATAGGTGGAGGGCTCAGGCACGGCGGAAACCGCCGACACAGAAAACTGGAACGGCGTGGCCGTTGCAGAAAAGGTCGGCAGCACTCCCGCCGTGGTAATGGAGCCGGTGTAGCCGGAGTTGCCGATGGTCCATCCGGCGCTGCTGGTTTCGGCGGTTGAGGAGGTGTAAGTCGGATGGAAAATCACGCCATTGGTGCTCGATGCGGCGACCCACCAGTAGGTCGTGTTCGCACTCAATACCGTCGAGCCGGCGGAGGTGTAGGAGAACGTGCCGTTACTCGGCGCCGTCGAACCGGAAAGCGTTTCGATCAACGTCCCCGGCTGCGCGCCCGCACTGGAGTAAAGCTTGAGAGAGAATGTCGTGTTGTTGAAATTCATCGTGTCGAAGTTCACGGTGATGCTACTCAGCGTGCTTTCGGCGGCCCCGGTGGTGAATGTCTCAGCGGCGTAGATGTAGGTGAAATTTCCCGGAGAGCCGGAAACATAAACGCTACCGGAACCCGTCTTGGTCTCGGCCAGATTCGACAGGAGGACTTGGGCCCGAGCATCACTCGCAGTGCACGCCCAGAGAATCAGGCCACAGAGCAAGAGTGCCGCTTGGTGGCTCACGCGGGTAAGGCCGGTGCGGGACGCGGTGCGATCAGAGAGATGGATGGACATGTATTTGTGTGTGCTGCGTTGAGATGTGGGTGACCGAAACGGGGAGCCTAACAGCTCCGCACCGACCCGTCCTGTCGTTTACCGACTACAAGCCGGAGTCGCCGGCCACCGAAACGAATCAGTGCCGCCCGGCGAAGGGGCGGCGTCTTCGCGAAATTCGCCACGACACTGCAGGAGCGCAGTCGGCCAACGCCCCAAAACAAAACCCCGGCCGCGCGCGGCGAGCCGGGGTGATGCGAAAGGAGGGCGAGAATCAGTTTAGCACCGCCACCGCGCGACGCCGCTGGCGGATCACCGCGACCGCACCGAGCGCCATCGCGCCAAAGATCGCCGCGTAGGTCGAGGGCTCGGGCACGGCGGAAACGCCCATCGGCGTGACGTAGCCGTTCGCGTCAATTTGCGCGGCGCCACCCATCGAGTAGCCCGAAAACACGATGTGGCTCAGCTCGGTCGAAGTCAGCGCCGAGGCGCTGGTGCCGAAGCGAATCACGTCCGAACCTGCCTGGTAATTGGCGACCGTGAAACCTTCGACGTAAAAGTTCGAAAATCCGCTTCCCACATTGAGGGTCGAATTTCCTCCACCGAAATCAAACGTCGTCACCGCCGAAACGATGAAAGCGTTGTTGGCGACGCTCAGAGTGTTGCCGGCGAGAGCGAAGTTATACGCCCCGTTCGCAGAGATGTAGAACACGTCCAACGATACATTCTGCGTGAAGGTGAGCGTGCCCCCCGTGTTGGAGCCGAACGTCGCGGCGTTGCCGGAGAAAGTGTCGGTGTAGGGACCATGCTCGTTCGGGGACCAATTCGCGCTCGTGCTCCAGTTGCCGGAGCCGCCGCCCCAGAAAAGGCTGGCCGGGCCGGCGTGAGCGGACGCTGCGATCGTCAAAGCCGCCAGCCAACCGGCTGCGGCGCGAATCAAGGTTTGTTTGGACAGGTGCATGGAGTGTGTTCGCGAGCCGGCCGCGAACCATGAGGGAAGCGGGACTCACTCAGCACTCAGCCTATCAGAGCGCCGTGAAGTCAGCCTGTCGTTTTTCGACGACAGGATAAATGCGACCTGATCGTCGGCTCAACCGAGCGCGCCGAGCAGGCGCTGCACCTCGGCTTGCTTGGCCTTGAGGTCGGCGAGTTGCTTGCGCGCGCCTTCGAGGACGGCGGGCGGAGCTTTCGAGACGAAGGCTTCGTTGCTCAGGCGCGCTTCGGTGCCGGCGATGTGCTTCGCGAGCGTCTCGTTCTCCTTCGTGAGGCGCGCCTTCTCGGCGGCGGTGTCGCCGGTGGCGAGCTTGCGAATGAGATTCCACGTGCCGTAGGGCGTGACGCTGGCGGGCGCGTTGGGCGAGAGCTTGCCGCGCGTGACCGTGGCGGCGCCGAGCATGCGCTTGAGCTTGGCCATGTTCGTCTCGAGCACGGCCCACTGCGCGTCGGCAGCTTCGACGACGAACTCGGAATCCTTCTTCGCCGCCTCGCCGTTCTCAGCCTTGAAGGCGCGGAGTTGCGAGGTGACTTCCTTCAACCGGCCGACTTCGGCGGCGGCGGCCGAATCGATGCGCAAGCCACGCGTCGCGAGTTCGGACTCAAGCGCCGCGCCGGTCTCGATGCGCACGTCGCGCATGAGGAACTGCGCATCGGTGCCGTAGCCGAGCAAGTGCCAGAGTTCCTCGGTGATGAACGGCGTGAACGGATGCAGCAGCAGCAGCGTCTGGCGCAGCACGAGATCCTGAATCGCGAGGCAGTTGGCCTTCGTCGACGCGTCCTGGAGTTTGGCTTTCGAGACCTCGACATACCAGTCGCAGAAGTCGTTCCAGAAAAATCCGTAGAGCGTCTGCACGGCGTTGCTGAACTCGAAGTTCGCGAACGCGGCCTCGACGGCGCGGGTCGTGGCGAGCAGGCGCTCGAGGATGGCGTGGTCGTCGGCGTCGAACTTCGCGGGCTCGAGCCGCGCGAGCACGGCGGCGAGCGAGGAGTTGTCGGCGCTGTCGCCGCTCATCTGGCGGAAGCGGCAGGCGTTCCAGAGTTTGTTGCAGAAATTCTTGCCGCTCTCGATGCGGTCTTCCTGGAAGCGGATGTCCTGGCCTTGCGGCGCGATGGAGATGATGCCGAAGCGCAGGCCGTCGGCGCCGTAGCTGGCGATGAGATCGAGCGGATCGGGCGAGTTGCCGAGCGACTTCGACATCTTGCGCCCCTGCTGGTCGCGGATGATGCCGGTGAAGTAGACGTCGCGGAAAGGAATCCGGCGACGCAGCTCCGCTGCGTCGAGCTGAGAGCTGAGAGCTGAGGGCTGAGAGCCGGAAGTGCCGCTGCCCTGCTCTGAACTCTTGGCTCTGAGCTCTGAGCTACCCGTGTATTCCAGTCCCGCCATGATCATGCGCGCGACCCAGAAGAAAATGATGTCCGGGCCGGTCACGAGCGTGCTGGTCGGATAGAAATAATCGTAGCCGCGCTCCTGCATCTTCGCGGCGTCGGGCCAGCCGAGCGTGGCGAACGGCCAGAGCCAAGACGACGCCCACGTGTCGAGCACGTCGTCTTCCTGCACCCAGTTTTCCGGATCGGCGGGTCCGGCGAGCGAGACGTGGACTTTCGTCGCGTCGCGCAGGTCGGCTTCGGTGAGCTTCTCCTTGTCGAGTCCTTTGCGATACCAGACGGGAATGCGGTGCCCCCACCAGAGCTGACGGCTGATGCACCAATCCTGGATGTTCTCGAGCCAGTGCAGGTAAACTTTCGACCAGCGCTCCGGGTGGAACTTGATGTGGCCGTCGCGCACGGCGGCCTTCGCCTCCTCGACGCGCGGATACTTGAGCCACCATTGCCACGTCAGGCGCGGCTCGATCGGCACGTCAGCGCGCTCGGAGAAGCCGACGTTGTTCTCGTAGGGCTCCTCCTTCACCAGCGCGCCGCGCTCCTTGAGAAGTTCGGCGGCCTTCTTGCGACCGGCGAAGCGATCCATGCCGGCGAGTTCGGGGCCAGCGAGCTCGTTGAGCGTGCCATCGGCGTTGAGCACGTCGATCGGCGGGAGCTTGTGCCGCTGGCCGATCTCGAAATCGACCTTATCGTGTGCGGGCGTGATCTTGAGCGCGCCGGAGCCGAATTCCTTGTCCACGGCGCTGTCGGCGATGATCGGGATCTCCGCGGTGGGGCCAAGCGGGCGGCGCACCTTCTTGCCGATCCAGCCGGCGTAGCGCGGGTCGTCGGGATGCACCGCGATCGCGACGTCGCCGGGAATCGTCTCGGGGCGCGTCGTCTTGACGGTGATGAACTCGCCGGGCGCGTCCACGCGCTCGTAGCGAACTTGATAGAGGAAACCCTTCGCGGGTTTCATGATCACTTCCTCGTCGGAGAGCGCCGTGAGCGAGACCGGGCACCAGTTCACCATGCGCTTGCCGCGGTAAATGTGGCCCTTGGCGAAGAGATCGACGAACACGTTGAGCACCGCCTGCGAGTAGTGCGGGTCCATCGTGAACTGCGTGCGGCTCCAGTCGCACGACGCGCCGAGCGCCTGCAATTGCTGGAGGATGATGCCGCCCTTCTCCTCGCGCCACGACCAGACCTTCTCGAGGAACTTCTCGCGGCCGAGGTCGCGGCGGTGGAGTTTCTGTTTGCGCAGCTCGCGCTCGACGACGGTCTGCGTCGCGATGCCGGCGTGGTCGGTGCCCGGGAGCCACATGGCCTCCTTGCCCTCGAGGCGGGCGCGGCGGATGAGGATGTCTTGGATCGTGTTGTTGAGCACGTGGCCCATCGTGAGCACGCCCGTGACGTTCGGCGGCGGGATGACGATCGTGTAGGGATCCTTGCCGGGCGTGACGCGACCCGCGAAGGCATCGGCGGCCTGCCAGGCGGCATACCACTTCTTCTCAACGTCGCGCGGTTCGTAGCTCTTGGTAATCGAGGCCATGGGAGAAATTTAGCCGGCCAGTGAAAGCCGCCGCCCCGACCCTGACAAGCCCTGTTCCTGTTCCGCGCCGGCGAAGCCGGGAGGCGATTCAGTTCAACTCTTCCAACTCGAACACCAACTGGTTGCGCGCGCTGACGGGCAGAGGCACGAACCGAGCCTGCGCCAGCGCCTCGCCGCATTCGTCGCTGAGCAGGAACCGGAGGAACGTCAGCAACCGCGGCGCCGCCTCGCGACGGAACGCGATGTAGAGGGGCAGCCGCCACGGGTAACTGCCATCGTGCAACGCCTCGGCCGTCGGCAAGTGCGCCGGGTCCCGCACGCTCGGAGCGAGCGCGATGGCGCGCAATCCCGAGCCGGCCGATGGCACCACGGGCACCAGGCCGATGGCGTTTTCGCTCGAGCGGACACGCTCGAGCACGCGTTCAAGCGAAGCGTAACTCGCGAGCGTCTTCATCTCGGCGCCGTTGAGCGCGAAACGGCGAAAGAGGGGCACGGTCAGCGCCGAGCCGGGAGCAACGGCGTTCACGGCGATCGTGCGCGTGCGCCAGTCGCCCGTCAGGCCGAGTTCGCCCCACAGGCTGACGCTTTGCGCACCGGTCGCCGCGAAAATGCCCTGCGCCTGCGCCAGGGTGAGTTGCGTGAGCGGCGCGGCTTCGTGAACCACGATGACGGCCGGCTGGTAACCGAGCACGCGAACCACAAAGGGATCGCCGGGGGGATTTTCATCCGGCGGCAACGCAAACACGACCACGTCCGCGTCGCCGGCGCGCAAACGGTCCAGCCCCGGCCGTGTGCCGTCGAGACCGGCGGCGATATGAACGTCGTTTTCGCGGCCGAACTTCTCCAACGCGGACGTCAACGCGCCGCCGAGCAAATCCGAACCGGCGAGTCTGATTTCTGCGCCGCGCGTCACCAGCGCCAGCAGGCAGGCCCCGAGCAGCATGATCGCGGAACGGATCGACTTCATGGTCAGCGGTTCTTCGGGCGATCGGGTTCGGAAAACTGGAGTTTCTCCGTCGCGCGGCCGCGCGAGTCGGCCGGCGCGTCAGCCTTCCCCTCGCCTTCCGAGTAATAGGAATAGTTGGCCGTGTAGTAGCCGTAATCCTCGCCCGTGCCGGTGGGCACCTGGTTGAGCACGACGCCGATCACGCGCGCTTTCACGCCGTCGACGATCTGTTTCGCACGCAAGACCATGCTCGCCGGATTGCGCCGGTGCTGGATGAGCAGCACGGTCCCGTCAGTAACGCTGGCGAGCACGGAAGCGTCGCTGACGCCGATGATGGGCGGCGAATCGAAGAGGATCTTGTCGTAGCGACCCTTGAACTCGGCGATGAGCTCGCGGAGTTTGTTGGCGTAGAGCAGGCTCAGCGTCACGCCACCGCTCGCGCCGGCTGAAATCAAATCGAGGCCCGCGGCCTGCGGTTTCAGGCACTCCGTCCACGTGGCTTTGTCGAGCAGGACGTCGGTGAGGCCGGGCTCGCGGCTGACGTTGGCGAGTCGATGCTGGGTGGGGCGGCGCACGTCGGAATCGACGAGGAGAACCTTCTCGCCCGCGAGCGCCATGGTCAGGGCGAGCTGGCGCAGCGAGGTGGATTTGCCCTCGCCGGGGCCGGCGGAGAAAATGCTGAGCGCGGTGGGTTGGCCGGCCTTCAGCGCGAGGTTCAGGTTCGTCTGCAGCACGCGGAACGGCTCCCCTTCGGGCGAGCCGGGTTCGTGCCGGGCGTCGGGCGCGGTTTGAAACGGAATCACGCCCAGGACGGGAAGCCCGAGCTTCGATTCGACGTCGGCGACGTTGCGGAAGCTGGTGTCGAAGAACTCCACGAGCACGGCGGCACCGACGCCGAGGATCAATCCGCACACCGTGGCGAAGAGGAGATTGATCGCCCAATTCGGTTTGGAAGCGAAGCGCGCGGGCTCGGCGGTGTTGAGGATCTCGATCGTCTTTTTCGGGACCTGGAAGTCGATCTCACGCTGGCGGAGCGTGAGCTTGAGCGTGGTGAGGAGGCGTTGCTCGTCCTCGAGTCTCGTCGCGGCCTCCTCGAAGGGGCGCATGCGCTCGCGGGCGGAGAGGATCTGGTCGACTTTGGCCTGGGCGAGCTGGCGCTCCAATTCGATCACGCGCGCCTCGGATTCCTTGAAGGCCATCTCGAGCGAGCTTTCGTAGCCGCGGAGCTGGTTGTCGAGTTGCTCCTGGATTTTCGCGCGGGCATCCACGGCGGAAATCAAATCCGGGTGCGCCTCGCCGAGGCGGCCCTTCAGGCGCGTGAGGTTCTGGTCGGCGACGAGGAAGGCCTGGAGGAGGTTCTGGATGTTGGGATCGGAAATGAGCTCGGAGTTGACGAGGTTGCGGCGGTCGGCGGTCGGGATGGTGCGGAAGCGCTCCCAACGCGTCTTGCGTCCGATGGCATCGACGCGGAGGGCGATGAGCGAGTTCTGCATCTGGCGCAGGCGCTCGATCTCCATGTCGGAGTAGCGCTGGTTCAGATCGACGCCGGAGATGCCGAGGTCCTTGCGCAGTTTCTCCACGCGATCGCGCTGGGTGACGACGACGGTCTCCTGTTTCTCGAGTTCACCGCGGAGCTTGGCGAGGCCCTCGCGCTGCTCGGAGGTGGCAAGGTCGACGCGGTCGGCGGCGTAGACGCGGGCGATCTCGTTCGCGATGGCGGCGGCGAGTTGCGGCTCGCGGGCCTGGACGTTCAGCTCGATCAGCGAGGTCGCGCGGCGCGACTCGGGCGTGAACATTTTTTTCGTGAGGAACTGATACGTGATCGCGGACGGCCACGCGGCGCCGTCGCCGAACTGGCGGCCGAACACGTCGTTCAGTTTCAGGTTCTCGATGACGCGATAGAGGATCTTTTCCGACTGCAGGATCTCGAATTGGTCCTGGATGAAATAGGGATCGTAGTAGGACGAGTTCTGGTTCTGGAAGAGCTTCACTTCGCTCTCGGGCTTCTCGACGCGGATCTTGGCGGTGGCGAGATACCACTTCGGCAGGAGCGCGGTGACGCCGGCCGTGGTCACGAGCACCAAGCCGAACACCAGCAGCACCAAGGTCAGCCGCAGGCGGAGCAAGCCGACGAAATCAGTCAGTGTCGCGGATCCGTGGCCGGAAGCGGAGGACGATGCCATTGCGGCGGGGTAAGCCCGTCAGAACGAGAAGCGAGCCGAAACGCCGTAGCGCGTGCGGTCCTGGTCGCGGATCGGGTCGTCCGAAGCGATCTTGTCGGCATCGAGGGTGGCGCTGATCGTCCAGTTCTTCGTGGGCAACCAGGAGAGCGCGAGACCCACGCGGGTGGTGGTCTCGTCCACGTCGGCCACGCCGGTGCGGCCTTGGAGTTGCGACGGTTCCCAAGTCAGCGAACCCGAAGCGGTGACCAACGGCGACAGCCGGTGCTGCACGTTCACGAAGAAGCGGCTCACCTTGGTGTCGGTGAAGCGAACCACGTCGGAGGCCTCTTCGAGCGTGTAAACGTAGCCGCCGGAGACGAAGGAATTCTGGCCATACGTGTAGCGCGTGCTGAGCTCGGCGTAGGGCCCGGTGGTCGAGGCGGCGCCTTCGCGCATGCGGTCTTCGACGCCGCCGCGGAACGTGAGCGTGACCGCCTCGCTGGGATTGTAGTCGACGCCGCCGAGAACGAAGTGCGAGCGCTTGTCCTTCGTGGCGGAGCCGGCGTCGTAGGCGACGTTCTGGTAACGGTATTCGGCCGCGAGCTTCGTCACGGGCAACGCGGCGAAATTCACCTCCAAGCCCGCCAGCTGCTCCATGCGATCGAGCTGCGCGGCGAGCGTGCCGAGGTCGTAGGCGTAGTTGATGTTGCGATACTTGATCACCACTCCGGTCTTCGGGTTCGCCGCCGTGGTGAAGCGCGCGTTGAACTGGTTCATCTTGAACGACTGATCGGTGTTCAAGGTGAGGCCGGCCAGGAGCGACTGCGGGTTCTTCGAGATCTGGTAG
It contains:
- a CDS encoding polysaccharide biosynthesis tyrosine autokinase — its product is MASSSASGHGSATLTDFVGLLRLRLTLVLLVFGLVLVTTAGVTALLPKWYLATAKIRVEKPESEVKLFQNQNSSYYDPYFIQDQFEILQSEKILYRVIENLKLNDVFGRQFGDGAAWPSAITYQFLTKKMFTPESRRATSLIELNVQAREPQLAAAIANEIARVYAADRVDLATSEQREGLAKLRGELEKQETVVVTQRDRVEKLRKDLGISGVDLNQRYSDMEIERLRQMQNSLIALRVDAIGRKTRWERFRTIPTADRRNLVNSELISDPNIQNLLQAFLVADQNLTRLKGRLGEAHPDLISAVDARAKIQEQLDNQLRGYESSLEMAFKESEARVIELERQLAQAKVDQILSARERMRPFEEAATRLEDEQRLLTTLKLTLRQREIDFQVPKKTIEILNTAEPARFASKPNWAINLLFATVCGLILGVGAAVLVEFFDTSFRNVADVESKLGLPVLGVIPFQTAPDARHEPGSPEGEPFRVLQTNLNLALKAGQPTALSIFSAGPGEGKSTSLRQLALTMALAGEKVLLVDSDVRRPTQHRLANVSREPGLTDVLLDKATWTECLKPQAAGLDLISAGASGGVTLSLLYANKLRELIAEFKGRYDKILFDSPPIIGVSDASVLASVTDGTVLLIQHRRNPASMVLRAKQIVDGVKARVIGVVLNQVPTGTGEDYGYYTANYSYYSEGEGKADAPADSRGRATEKLQFSEPDRPKNR